A genomic segment from Acuticoccus sediminis encodes:
- a CDS encoding ArsR/SmtB family transcription factor, protein MDAGSPGSGHEALVAALRAAGETTRLRILSLLRDSDLTVKDLTLILGQSQPRISRHLKLLADAGLIARSAEGAFAFYRLADTGGGSRLAEALLAQLDPNDPIHVRDRERRDATHAAKAAAAADFFAANADVWDRIRSLHVPEAEVEAAIRSILGDRPIRNLLDVGTGTGRMLELMADRAQRLLGVDASAAMLSVARANLAKAGVSNARLAQDDIYALSVGEDRFDVVIIHQVLHFLDNPGRALAEAARTLRPGGRLLVVDFAPHHLEELRTNAQHRRLGIADSEMADWLRDAHLDSIATERLSGAGTGDTLTVSLWLAKDPRIISDDIRQEEGAYA, encoded by the coding sequence ATGGACGCCGGTTCTCCCGGATCAGGACATGAGGCTCTCGTGGCGGCCCTCCGCGCAGCGGGGGAGACGACGCGCCTGCGCATCCTGTCCCTCCTCCGGGACTCGGACCTGACCGTGAAGGATCTCACCCTGATCCTCGGCCAGAGCCAGCCGCGCATCTCGCGACACCTGAAGCTGCTGGCGGACGCCGGGCTGATCGCCCGCTCCGCGGAAGGCGCCTTCGCCTTCTACCGCCTCGCCGACACCGGTGGCGGCTCCCGCCTCGCCGAGGCGCTGCTCGCCCAGCTCGACCCCAACGACCCGATCCACGTCCGCGACCGGGAGCGGCGGGACGCGACGCACGCCGCCAAGGCCGCCGCGGCCGCCGACTTCTTCGCCGCCAACGCCGACGTGTGGGACCGCATCCGCTCCCTCCACGTGCCGGAGGCGGAGGTCGAGGCCGCGATCCGCTCCATCCTGGGCGACCGGCCGATCCGCAACCTTCTCGACGTCGGCACCGGCACCGGCCGCATGCTGGAGCTGATGGCCGACCGCGCCCAGCGCCTCCTCGGCGTCGACGCCAGCGCGGCGATGCTCTCGGTGGCGCGCGCCAACCTCGCCAAGGCCGGCGTGTCCAACGCCCGCCTCGCGCAGGACGACATCTACGCCCTCTCCGTGGGCGAGGACCGGTTCGACGTCGTCATCATCCACCAGGTCCTGCATTTTCTCGACAATCCGGGGCGGGCGCTCGCCGAAGCGGCGCGCACGCTGCGTCCCGGCGGCCGCCTCCTGGTGGTCGACTTCGCACCGCATCACCTCGAGGAGCTGCGCACCAACGCCCAGCACCGCCGCCTCGGCATCGCCGACAGCGAGATGGCCGACTGGCTCCGCGACGCGCACCTCGACAGCATCGCCACCGAGCGGCTGTCCGGGGCGGGCACCGGCGACACGCTCACCGTGTCGCTGTGGCTCGCCAAGGACCCCCGCATCATCTCCGACGATATTCGCCAAGAGGAAGGCGCCTACGCATGA
- a CDS encoding MATE family efflux transporter: MVAGIAVPMTLAYLSTPLIGIVDVAVIGQLGDAALIGAVALGALLFDFLGVSLNFLRSGTTGLVAQAMGAEDREAEAMVLWRALLLAFGAGLLVVVLHRPLLSAFLVAMGPSDAVATATRDYFTVRAFAMPLMLANYAILGWLLGLGRARVALVLQLLIGLTNVAGSVLLVMGLGYGVAGAAAASVFAELVTALAGGVVVMRALGRRPRPSLAAVLERAGFMRMVAVNRDIFVRSMLLIGTFSFFSAVGARFGDVTLAANALLLNIFLLGGYFLDGLATAAEQLTGRSIGAHYRPAFDKTVTLSVIIGGAMAALLALLALVFGDAFVYALTTAEDVRTAALAFLPWAAMTPIAGALAFIMDGIYIGATWSAMMRNMMIVSTLVFLAVWAVAVPAMGNHGLWLALLVFLGARGVTLYLAVPSRANATFGAAG, from the coding sequence ATGGTGGCCGGTATCGCGGTGCCGATGACGCTCGCCTACCTCTCGACGCCCCTCATCGGCATCGTCGACGTCGCGGTGATCGGCCAGCTCGGCGACGCGGCGCTGATCGGCGCGGTGGCGCTGGGTGCGCTGCTGTTCGACTTCCTCGGCGTGAGCCTCAACTTCCTGCGCTCCGGAACGACCGGGCTCGTCGCCCAGGCGATGGGCGCGGAGGACCGCGAGGCCGAGGCCATGGTGCTCTGGCGCGCCCTCCTGCTGGCCTTCGGCGCGGGGCTCCTCGTGGTGGTCCTCCACCGGCCGCTCCTCTCCGCCTTCCTGGTCGCGATGGGCCCGTCCGATGCGGTGGCGACGGCGACGCGCGACTACTTCACCGTGCGCGCCTTCGCGATGCCGCTGATGCTGGCCAACTACGCGATCCTCGGCTGGCTGCTCGGCCTGGGCCGGGCGCGGGTGGCGCTGGTGCTGCAGCTCCTCATCGGCCTCACCAACGTCGCCGGCTCCGTCCTCCTCGTGATGGGGCTCGGCTACGGCGTGGCGGGCGCCGCGGCGGCCTCGGTCTTCGCCGAGCTGGTGACGGCGCTCGCGGGCGGCGTCGTCGTGATGCGGGCGCTCGGCCGGCGGCCGCGCCCGTCGCTCGCGGCGGTGCTGGAACGGGCCGGCTTCATGCGCATGGTGGCCGTCAACAGGGACATCTTCGTGCGCTCGATGCTCCTCATCGGCACGTTCTCGTTCTTCTCCGCCGTCGGGGCGCGGTTCGGCGACGTGACGCTCGCGGCGAACGCGCTCCTCCTCAACATCTTCCTCCTCGGCGGCTACTTCCTCGACGGGCTGGCGACGGCGGCCGAGCAGCTCACCGGCCGCTCCATCGGCGCCCACTATCGCCCGGCTTTCGACAAGACGGTGACGCTGTCGGTGATCATCGGCGGGGCGATGGCGGCGCTCCTGGCGCTCCTGGCGCTGGTGTTCGGCGACGCGTTCGTCTACGCGCTGACGACGGCGGAGGACGTGCGCACAGCCGCCCTCGCGTTCCTGCCGTGGGCGGCGATGACGCCGATCGCCGGCGCGCTCGCCTTCATCATGGACGGCATCTACATCGGCGCGACGTGGTCGGCGATGATGCGCAACATGATGATCGTCTCGACGCTGGTCTTCCTGGCGGTCTGGGCCGTGGCGGTCCCGGCGATGGGCAACCACGGCCTGTGGCTGGCGCTCCTCGTGTTCCTCGGCGCGCGGGGCGTGACGCTCTACCTCGCGGTGCCGTCGCGCGCGAACGCGACGTTCGGGGCGGCCGGCTGA
- the metH gene encoding methionine synthase, translating to MSHPILEAAKKRILIIDGAMGTMIQKEKFDEDAFIGAHGGGHGGGCGCHIHSDHPQSGNNDLLSLTQPDTIEKIHRQYLEAGADIVATNTFSSTSIAQADYGLQDRVYDLNVASAQLARRAADTVTAADPDRQRWVAGAMGPTNRTLSISPDVNDPGFRAVTFQEMATAYEEAARGLLDGGVDFLLVETIFDTLNAKAAIFAIEGLFASGARRVPIMVSGTITDRSGRTLSGQTPTAFWHSVMHARPLSIGLNCALGANEMRPHIAEIAKVADALTCVYPNAGLPNEMGEYDESPAYMARQLKEFAEEGLLNIVGGCCGTTPDHIAAIRDVVNDYSPRELPERRSLMCLSGLEPFVLTDDIPFVNVGERTNVTGSARFRKLIKEGDYATALDVARDQVENGAQIIDVNMDEGLLDSKEAMATFLRLIASEPDIARVPVMVDSSKWDVIEEGLRNVQGKAIVNSISLKEGEEQFLQQAELVRRYGAAAVVMAFDETGQADTFERKTEICARAYKLLTEHGFPPEDIIFDPNVFAVATGIEEHNNYGVDFINATQWIRENLPHAHISGGVSNLSFSFRGNERVREAMHSVFLYHAIQVGMDMGIVNAGQLAVYDDLETELRELCEDVVLNRRDDATERMLEAAERWKGGAGAAKAKDLTWRTKPVEERLSHALVNGITEFIEEDTEEARQKAEKPLHVIEGPLMDGMNVVGDLFGSGKMFLPQVVKSARVMKQAVAYLMPFMEAEKEGQRQSAGKILLATVKGDVHDIGKNIVGVVLQCNNFDVIDLGVMVPSAKILEVAKAENVDIIGLSGLITPSLDEMVSVAGEMQRGGFNMPLLIGGATTSKIHTAVKINPNYSAGQTVYVTDASRAVGVCSRLMGDRETYATEIRSEYEKTAERYLRGQGDKKRTPIVDARGNAFRTDWSAYTPPAPPELGLKTIEVPIQTLVSFIDWTPFFAAWEMKGLFPAILKDERFGEQATKLYDDARKMLADIVSNKWLAAKGVVGLWEAQSRGDDIVLTDGGREIATFHTLRQQMPKTDGRANVALSDFIAPEGGPKDYIGGFTVTAGVGEDDIVARFVQKGDDYGKILFQSLADRLAEAFAEYAHMRMRRTIWGYASDETLTPEEMIAESYRGIRPAPGYPAQPDHTEKEALFRLLEAEARTGVKLTESFAMWPASSVSGLYFSHPESFYFGVGKIERDQVEDYAKRKGWDVDTAERWLAPILNYVPGSVREAA from the coding sequence ATGAGTCATCCAATTCTCGAGGCCGCCAAAAAGCGCATCCTGATCATCGACGGTGCCATGGGCACGATGATCCAGAAGGAGAAGTTCGACGAGGACGCCTTCATCGGCGCGCATGGCGGCGGCCACGGGGGCGGCTGCGGCTGTCACATCCATTCCGACCACCCGCAGTCCGGCAACAACGACCTCCTGTCGCTGACGCAGCCGGACACGATCGAGAAGATCCACCGCCAGTACCTCGAGGCCGGCGCCGACATCGTCGCGACGAACACCTTCTCGTCGACGTCCATCGCCCAGGCCGACTACGGGCTGCAGGACCGCGTCTACGACCTCAACGTCGCCTCCGCCCAGCTCGCGCGGCGCGCCGCCGACACGGTGACGGCGGCCGATCCCGACCGGCAGCGCTGGGTCGCCGGGGCGATGGGTCCGACGAACCGCACGCTCTCCATCTCGCCCGACGTGAACGACCCCGGCTTCCGCGCCGTGACGTTCCAGGAGATGGCGACGGCGTACGAGGAAGCCGCCCGCGGCCTGCTCGACGGCGGCGTCGACTTCCTGCTGGTCGAGACGATCTTCGACACGCTGAACGCGAAGGCGGCGATCTTCGCCATCGAGGGCCTCTTCGCGTCCGGCGCGCGGCGTGTGCCGATCATGGTCTCCGGCACGATCACCGACCGTTCCGGCCGCACCCTGTCGGGCCAGACGCCGACCGCCTTCTGGCACTCGGTGATGCACGCGCGGCCGCTCTCCATCGGCCTCAACTGCGCGCTCGGCGCCAACGAGATGCGCCCGCACATCGCCGAGATCGCGAAGGTCGCGGACGCGCTGACCTGCGTCTACCCGAACGCCGGCCTCCCCAACGAGATGGGCGAGTACGACGAGAGCCCGGCCTACATGGCCCGCCAGCTCAAGGAGTTCGCGGAGGAGGGCCTCCTCAACATCGTCGGCGGCTGCTGCGGCACGACGCCGGACCACATCGCCGCGATCCGCGACGTGGTGAACGACTACTCGCCCCGCGAGCTGCCCGAGCGCCGCTCGCTGATGTGCCTGTCGGGCCTCGAGCCGTTCGTGCTGACGGACGACATCCCGTTCGTGAACGTCGGCGAGCGCACCAACGTCACCGGCTCCGCCCGCTTCCGCAAGCTGATCAAGGAAGGCGACTACGCCACCGCCCTCGATGTCGCGCGGGACCAGGTGGAGAACGGCGCCCAGATCATCGACGTCAACATGGACGAGGGCCTGCTCGACTCGAAGGAGGCGATGGCGACCTTCCTGCGCCTGATCGCCTCCGAGCCGGACATCGCGCGCGTGCCGGTGATGGTCGATTCGTCCAAGTGGGACGTGATCGAGGAGGGCCTGCGCAACGTCCAGGGCAAAGCGATCGTCAACTCGATCTCGCTGAAGGAAGGCGAGGAGCAGTTCCTGCAGCAGGCCGAGCTGGTGCGCCGCTACGGCGCCGCGGCGGTCGTGATGGCGTTCGACGAGACCGGCCAGGCCGACACGTTCGAGCGCAAGACCGAGATCTGCGCGCGCGCCTACAAGCTCCTGACAGAGCACGGCTTCCCGCCGGAAGACATCATCTTCGACCCCAACGTCTTCGCGGTGGCGACGGGCATCGAGGAGCACAACAACTACGGCGTCGACTTCATCAACGCGACGCAGTGGATCCGCGAGAACCTGCCGCACGCGCACATCTCGGGCGGCGTCTCCAACCTCTCGTTCTCGTTCCGCGGCAACGAGCGGGTGCGCGAGGCGATGCACTCGGTGTTCCTGTACCATGCGATCCAGGTCGGCATGGACATGGGCATCGTGAACGCCGGCCAGCTCGCGGTGTATGACGACCTCGAGACCGAGCTGCGCGAACTGTGCGAGGACGTCGTCCTCAACCGGCGCGACGACGCCACCGAGCGGATGCTGGAAGCGGCCGAGCGGTGGAAGGGCGGCGCCGGCGCGGCGAAGGCCAAGGACCTCACTTGGCGCACAAAGCCGGTGGAGGAGCGGCTGAGCCACGCCCTCGTCAACGGCATCACCGAGTTCATCGAGGAGGACACCGAGGAGGCGCGCCAGAAGGCCGAGAAGCCGCTGCACGTCATCGAGGGTCCGCTGATGGACGGCATGAACGTCGTCGGCGACCTCTTCGGCTCGGGCAAGATGTTCCTTCCGCAGGTGGTGAAGTCCGCCCGCGTGATGAAGCAGGCGGTCGCCTACCTGATGCCGTTCATGGAGGCGGAGAAGGAAGGCCAGCGCCAGTCGGCCGGCAAGATCCTGCTCGCCACCGTGAAGGGCGACGTCCACGACATCGGCAAGAACATCGTCGGCGTCGTGCTGCAGTGCAACAACTTCGACGTCATCGACCTCGGCGTGATGGTCCCCTCGGCCAAGATCCTCGAGGTGGCGAAGGCCGAGAACGTCGACATCATCGGCCTCTCCGGCCTCATCACCCCGTCGCTCGACGAGATGGTGTCGGTGGCCGGCGAGATGCAGCGCGGCGGCTTCAACATGCCGCTCCTCATCGGCGGCGCGACGACCTCGAAGATCCACACCGCGGTGAAGATCAACCCGAACTACTCGGCCGGCCAGACCGTCTACGTCACCGACGCCTCGCGCGCGGTGGGTGTCTGCTCGCGCCTGATGGGCGACCGCGAGACCTACGCGACGGAGATCCGGAGCGAGTACGAGAAGACCGCCGAGCGCTATCTCCGCGGCCAGGGCGACAAGAAGCGCACGCCGATCGTCGACGCGCGCGGCAACGCCTTCAGGACCGACTGGTCGGCCTACACGCCGCCCGCGCCGCCGGAGCTCGGCCTCAAGACCATCGAGGTCCCGATCCAGACGCTGGTCTCGTTCATCGACTGGACGCCGTTCTTCGCGGCCTGGGAGATGAAGGGCCTGTTCCCGGCGATCCTGAAGGACGAGCGGTTCGGCGAGCAGGCGACGAAGCTCTACGACGACGCCCGCAAGATGCTCGCCGACATTGTTTCGAACAAATGGCTGGCGGCGAAGGGCGTGGTCGGCCTCTGGGAGGCGCAGTCGCGCGGCGACGACATCGTCCTGACCGACGGCGGGCGCGAGATCGCCACCTTCCACACGCTGCGCCAGCAGATGCCGAAGACCGACGGCCGCGCCAACGTCGCCCTGTCGGACTTCATCGCCCCCGAGGGCGGCCCGAAGGACTACATCGGCGGCTTCACGGTGACGGCGGGTGTCGGCGAGGACGACATCGTCGCCCGTTTCGTCCAGAAGGGCGACGACTACGGAAAGATCCTCTTCCAGTCGCTGGCCGACCGCCTCGCGGAGGCGTTCGCGGAGTATGCCCACATGCGCATGCGCCGCACGATCTGGGGCTACGCGTCGGACGAGACGCTGACGCCGGAGGAGATGATCGCCGAGTCCTACCGCGGCATCCGTCCGGCGCCCGGCTACCCCGCGCAGCCGGACCACACCGAGAAGGAGGCGCTGTTCCGCCTCCTCGAGGCCGAGGCGCGCACGGGCGTGAAGCTCACCGAGAGCTTCGCCATGTGGCCGGCGTCGTCGGTGTCGGGCCTCTACTTCTCGCACCCCGAGAGCTTCTACTTCGGCGTCGGCAAGATCGAGCGCGATCAGGTCGAGGATTACGCCAAACGCAAGGGATGGGACGTCGACACCGCCGAGCGGTGGCTCGCCCCGATCCTCAACTACGTCCCAGGGTCCGTCCGAGAGGCGGCCTGA
- the metF gene encoding methylenetetrahydrofolate reductase [NAD(P)H] — MTRVSFEFFPPKSDAMEQTLWATIQKLEPLQPDFVSVTYGAGGSTRERTHRTVKRIVDETNLKAAAHLTCVAASKEEVNAVIRDYWDAGVRHIVALRGDMPDGPGTPYKPHADGYANGAELTAGIKSIAPFEVSVSAYPECHPDSANWDADIDQLERKVDAGADRAITQFFFDNDLFEAYRERVARRGIKVDIVPGIVPILSFKQIKRFAEMCGASIPDRLADRFEGLDDDAEQRMLVAAAIAAEQVLDLQARGVDTFHFYTMNRAELVYALCRLIGINPVAQAAAAA, encoded by the coding sequence ATGACCCGGGTTTCGTTCGAGTTCTTCCCGCCCAAATCCGACGCCATGGAACAGACGCTTTGGGCGACGATCCAGAAGCTGGAGCCGCTCCAGCCCGATTTCGTCTCCGTCACCTACGGCGCCGGCGGCTCGACGCGTGAGCGCACGCACCGCACCGTGAAGCGCATCGTCGACGAGACGAACCTCAAGGCGGCCGCGCACCTCACCTGCGTCGCCGCCTCCAAGGAGGAGGTGAACGCCGTCATCCGCGACTACTGGGATGCGGGCGTGCGCCACATCGTGGCCCTGCGCGGCGACATGCCGGACGGACCGGGCACCCCCTACAAGCCCCACGCCGACGGCTACGCCAACGGCGCCGAGTTGACGGCCGGTATCAAGTCGATCGCCCCGTTCGAGGTCTCGGTCTCGGCCTACCCCGAGTGCCACCCCGACTCGGCCAACTGGGACGCCGACATCGACCAGCTCGAGCGCAAGGTCGACGCCGGCGCCGACCGGGCGATCACGCAGTTCTTCTTCGACAACGATCTCTTCGAGGCCTACCGCGAGCGCGTCGCTCGGCGCGGCATCAAGGTGGACATCGTTCCGGGGATCGTGCCCATCCTGTCCTTCAAGCAGATCAAGCGCTTCGCCGAGATGTGCGGCGCCTCGATCCCCGACCGCCTCGCCGACCGCTTCGAGGGTCTCGACGACGATGCCGAGCAGCGCATGCTGGTCGCCGCCGCCATCGCCGCCGAGCAGGTCCTCGACCTCCAGGCCCGCGGCGTCGACACCTTCCATTTCTACACGATGAACCGCGCCGAGCTCGTCTACGCGCTCTGCCGCCTCATCGGGATCAACCCGGTGGCGCAGGCTGCCGCCGCGGCCTGA